In the Flavisolibacter tropicus genome, one interval contains:
- a CDS encoding cytochrome c oxidase subunit I — translation MSQSLNPNVHADVHVAHDAYHVEHNGDGHGHHKETFITKYIFSQDHKMISKQFLITGMLWAIIGALMSVLFRLQLAYPDESFPILETLFGRWAKGGQIQPEFYYGLITMHGTILVFFVLTGGLSGTFANFLIPLQIGARDMASPFMNMLSYWFFFLASVILASSLFVSTGPASGGWTSYPPLSALGQANDGSKIGQDLWIVAMAMFVVSSLLGGLNYVSTILNMRTKGMSMTRMPLTIWALFFTAILGILSFPVLLSGFILLLFDRNLGTSFYLSDIVVAGQVLPNEGGSPILYQHLFWFLGHPEVYIIILPAMGLVSEVMSVNARKPIFGYMAMVGSLFAITILAFLVWAHHMFVSGMNPFLGAFFVLLTLLIAIPSAIKVFNWLTTLWRGNIRFTPAMLFAIGFVSLFISGGLTGIWLGNSTIDIHVTDTYFVIAHFHIVMGVSAFFGMFCGIYHWFPKMYGRFMNNTLGYIHFWGTLAGAYLIFWPMHYQGLANVPRRYYDFKIWSSFNQFNDLNKFITIVTIIVFLLQLMFVFNFFYSIFKGRKVRTQNPWDSTTLEWTTPINPGHGNWPGEIPEVHRWSYDYSKDGREFIPQTEPVNPNESRH, via the coding sequence ATGAGTCAGAGTTTAAATCCGAATGTTCATGCTGATGTTCATGTAGCGCATGATGCATACCATGTGGAACATAATGGTGATGGTCACGGCCATCATAAAGAAACTTTTATTACCAAGTACATCTTTAGTCAGGATCACAAAATGATTTCCAAGCAATTCCTGATTACAGGTATGCTGTGGGCAATCATTGGAGCGTTGATGTCGGTTTTATTCCGTTTACAATTGGCGTATCCTGATGAATCCTTTCCAATTTTAGAAACATTATTTGGTCGTTGGGCAAAAGGTGGACAGATTCAGCCAGAGTTCTATTATGGCTTGATCACTATGCACGGAACCATCCTGGTATTCTTTGTATTGACAGGTGGATTGAGCGGTACGTTTGCCAACTTCTTAATTCCTCTTCAAATAGGAGCGCGTGATATGGCATCGCCATTCATGAACATGTTGTCATACTGGTTTTTCTTCTTAGCTAGTGTGATCCTGGCTTCTTCATTATTTGTTAGCACGGGTCCTGCATCAGGTGGTTGGACATCTTATCCACCATTAAGTGCTTTGGGACAAGCTAACGATGGTTCCAAAATAGGTCAGGATTTGTGGATCGTGGCCATGGCAATGTTCGTAGTATCTTCTTTATTAGGTGGTTTGAACTATGTGTCTACCATTTTGAATATGAGAACAAAGGGTATGAGCATGACTCGTATGCCTTTGACTATCTGGGCGTTGTTCTTTACAGCTATCTTAGGTATACTTTCTTTCCCAGTATTATTATCTGGTTTTATCTTATTGTTATTTGACCGTAACCTGGGTACCAGCTTCTACCTGAGTGATATCGTAGTAGCCGGTCAGGTATTACCTAACGAAGGTGGTAGCCCAATCCTTTATCAGCACTTGTTCTGGTTCTTGGGTCACCCTGAGGTATATATCATCATCTTACCAGCGATGGGTCTTGTATCTGAGGTAATGAGTGTGAATGCTCGTAAACCGATCTTTGGTTACATGGCGATGGTGGGATCATTGTTTGCAATCACTATTTTGGCCTTCTTGGTTTGGGCACACCACATGTTCGTGTCTGGTATGAACCCATTCTTAGGTGCCTTCTTCGTATTGTTAACCTTATTGATTGCCATTCCTTCTGCGATCAAGGTATTTAACTGGTTAACGACACTTTGGAGAGGTAATATCCGCTTTACACCGGCCATGCTATTCGCTATTGGTTTTGTAAGCTTGTTTATCTCTGGTGGTTTAACCGGTATCTGGTTAGGTAACTCTACAATTGATATTCACGTAACAGATACATACTTTGTAATTGCGCACTTCCATATTGTAATGGGGGTATCTGCCTTCTTTGGTATGTTCTGTGGTATTTACCATTGGTTCCCTAAAATGTATGGACGCTTTATGAACAATACGTTGGGCTACATCCACTTTTGGGGTACATTGGCTGGTGCTTACCTGATTTTCTGGCCTATGCACTACCAGGGTCTGGCTAACGTACCGCGTCGTTATTATGACTTCAAAATATGGAGTTCATTCAATCAATTCAATGACCTGAATAAGTTTATCACTATCGTAACGATAATCGTATTCTTATTGCAATTGATGTTCGTTTTCAACTTCTTCTATTCCATTTTCAAAGGAAGAAAAGTTAGAACACAAAATCCATGGGATTCAACAACGTTAGAATGGACTACGCCAATCAATCCTGGACATGGTAACTGGCCTGGTGAGATTCCTGAAGTTCATCGCTGGTCTTATGATTACAGCAAGGATGGAAGAGAATTCATTCCTCAGACGGAGCCTGTGAATCCGAACGAATCGAGACATTAA
- a CDS encoding quinol:cytochrome C oxidoreductase: MATREFFAIPKRYNSLSLILMAIGIISIIILYITHGSSSDHHEQARFWASLLQNSVYFLLIVNISTFFICATTLAWGGWQMTFRRVPEAIASCVPVMSVITFIILMALVFGGNHELYHWTDTAHVQHDEVLSHKSGFLNKGFFTVVTLITLLAWSFLGWKLRKLSTEIDNQPLTIEEGKSYMFKNTVWSGVYAAIFGLTMLSTLPWLWLMSLNAHWYSTMYSWYSFASVFVGGLALITLFVVYLKNTGYLEYTNKEHIHDLGKFVFAFSIFWTYLWYSQFMLIWYANIPEETVYFQPRLHGAYRGIFFLNLIINFVAPLLILMKRASKRNYGTITMMAVLLIFGHWLDFYQMVFPAISNEHVPFMLVDLGIGLGFVGLIMFLVAKALSKNPLLAKNHPLLKEGIIHHT, from the coding sequence ATGGCAACGAGAGAATTTTTTGCAATCCCAAAACGCTATAATTCATTATCGCTCATTTTAATGGCGATAGGGATTATATCTATCATTATCTTATATATTACGCATGGTTCTAGCAGCGATCACCATGAACAAGCACGTTTTTGGGCCTCATTATTACAGAATAGTGTATACTTCTTATTAATAGTAAACATTAGTACTTTCTTCATTTGTGCAACAACCTTAGCATGGGGCGGCTGGCAAATGACATTCAGAAGAGTGCCAGAAGCTATTGCTTCTTGTGTACCTGTAATGAGCGTAATCACTTTTATTATATTGATGGCTCTTGTGTTTGGTGGTAATCATGAATTATACCATTGGACAGATACAGCTCATGTGCAGCATGACGAAGTCCTGTCTCACAAAAGTGGTTTCTTAAATAAAGGCTTCTTTACTGTAGTTACACTGATAACGCTTTTAGCCTGGTCTTTTTTAGGTTGGAAATTAAGAAAGCTTTCAACTGAAATTGATAATCAACCATTGACTATCGAAGAAGGTAAAAGCTATATGTTTAAAAATACCGTTTGGTCTGGTGTTTATGCAGCTATTTTTGGTTTAACAATGTTGTCAACCCTGCCTTGGTTATGGCTGATGAGTCTTAATGCGCATTGGTATTCAACTATGTATAGCTGGTACTCATTTGCAAGCGTATTTGTTGGTGGCTTAGCATTGATTACATTGTTTGTAGTATATCTTAAAAATACCGGGTATTTAGAGTATACTAACAAAGAGCACATTCATGACTTAGGAAAGTTTGTTTTTGCCTTCTCTATTTTCTGGACATACTTGTGGTATTCACAGTTCATGTTGATCTGGTATGCAAACATTCCGGAAGAAACAGTTTACTTTCAGCCACGTTTACACGGTGCCTATAGAGGAATTTTCTTCTTAAACCTGATCATAAACTTCGTGGCTCCTTTATTAATATTAATGAAGCGTGCGTCCAAGAGAAATTATGGTACTATTACCATGATGGCTGTATTGCTGATTTTTGGTCACTGGCTAGACTTTTACCAAATGGTTTTCCCTGCCATCTCTAATGAGCATGTTCCATTCATGTTAGTAGATCTTGGTATTGGTTTAGGCTTTGTTGGTTTGATCATGTTCTTAGTAGCAAAAGCATTATCAAAAAATCCTTTATTGGCAAAAAACCATCCATTACTGAAAGAAGGTATTATTCATCATACTTAA
- the cyoE gene encoding heme o synthase: protein MKDGAQMANNGKQSNKLKDYLQLIKPSLSMMVVFSSVICFLLVPGIEKHYSNPWLQAIWLFIGGMLVTGSANAINQVVEHKTDAMMRRTASRPVASGRMSVTEGWAFAIITGAVGVFILAYFFNMLSAGLAAFSLFLYAFVYTPLKQVNAIAVLVGAFPGALPCLIGWAAGANALTEGGWILFGIQFLWQFPHFWAIAWVAHNDYSNAGFKLLPSDKGPTKWTALQTIIYSLLLIPVCVLPYLIGLTGLTSLVIVTLTNLFLLIQCIRLYKESNPKAARRVMFSSYLHLPVVLLAFLSDKM from the coding sequence ATGAAAGATGGAGCACAGATGGCAAACAATGGCAAACAGAGCAATAAGCTAAAAGACTATTTGCAGCTGATAAAACCATCATTAAGTATGATGGTGGTTTTTTCCAGTGTGATCTGTTTCTTGCTGGTTCCGGGAATTGAAAAACATTATTCAAACCCGTGGCTACAAGCTATTTGGTTATTTATTGGTGGTATGCTGGTAACAGGCAGTGCCAATGCCATTAATCAGGTAGTGGAGCATAAAACAGACGCAATGATGCGACGTACAGCCAGCCGGCCGGTAGCTTCTGGAAGAATGTCTGTTACGGAAGGTTGGGCTTTTGCAATAATTACTGGAGCAGTAGGTGTTTTTATACTAGCCTATTTCTTCAATATGTTAAGTGCAGGTCTCGCAGCTTTTAGTTTATTCTTGTACGCTTTTGTTTATACGCCTTTAAAGCAGGTAAATGCTATTGCAGTGTTAGTGGGAGCTTTTCCAGGTGCATTGCCTTGTTTAATAGGCTGGGCTGCTGGTGCAAATGCTTTAACTGAAGGTGGTTGGATACTGTTTGGAATACAATTTCTGTGGCAGTTCCCGCATTTTTGGGCCATTGCCTGGGTAGCACATAATGATTATAGTAATGCTGGTTTCAAATTGTTGCCAAGCGATAAAGGACCAACAAAATGGACCGCATTACAAACGATTATTTATTCTTTATTGCTCATTCCTGTTTGCGTATTGCCTTATCTAATAGGTCTTACAGGGTTAACGAGTTTAGTGATTGTTACATTGACCAATTTATTTCTGTTGATTCAATGTATCAGGCTGTATAAAGAAAGTAATCCAAAAGCCGCACGTAGGGTAATGTTTAGTAGTTATTTGCATTTACCCGTTGTTTTGCTGGCTTTCTTGAGTGATAAAATGTAA
- a CDS encoding cytochrome c oxidase subunit II: MSTTWIIIALILGFVVIFQIAKASEYVAIMRGEKRTRQESNRINAFLMLVFLVGGLIGVWYCNERLKDKILPEAASNHGENIDRMIWITLAITGVVFVITQALLFWFSYKYQERENRQAFYFPHNNRLEVIWTVIPAITLTILVGFGLYYWFQITGEAPKDAIQIEVTGKQFNWEFRYPGKDGIFGKKYFKEVSEEKSNPLGQIWSDPANHDDIYTTGEMHLVVGKPVKLIINSKDVIHDVGLGHFRMKQDAVPGIPTTMWFTPKYTTRQMREKYGPDFNYEISCQEMCGKGHYSMRGTVIVESQAEYNAWLASKQPQYVAAMAANAPAAPAKDSAAAPTAAVGSTQSMNN, encoded by the coding sequence ATGTCAACTACTTGGATCATTATAGCGCTGATACTTGGCTTTGTGGTTATTTTTCAAATAGCTAAGGCTAGTGAGTATGTAGCGATTATGCGTGGAGAGAAGCGAACACGCCAAGAAAGCAATCGCATCAATGCCTTTTTAATGCTGGTTTTTCTGGTTGGTGGGTTGATTGGTGTATGGTATTGCAATGAGCGTTTGAAAGATAAGATACTACCTGAAGCAGCATCTAATCATGGTGAGAATATTGACCGCATGATTTGGATTACACTCGCTATTACAGGAGTTGTATTCGTAATTACACAAGCCTTACTATTCTGGTTTTCTTATAAATACCAGGAGCGTGAAAACAGACAGGCATTTTACTTTCCTCATAACAACCGCTTGGAAGTTATCTGGACAGTAATTCCTGCTATCACTTTGACAATCTTAGTTGGTTTTGGTCTTTACTATTGGTTCCAGATTACTGGTGAAGCACCAAAAGATGCTATTCAGATTGAAGTAACCGGAAAGCAATTCAACTGGGAATTCCGTTATCCAGGAAAGGATGGAATTTTTGGTAAGAAATATTTCAAAGAGGTAAGCGAAGAAAAAAGCAACCCTCTTGGTCAGATCTGGAGCGACCCTGCTAACCATGATGATATCTATACAACCGGTGAAATGCATTTGGTTGTAGGTAAGCCAGTAAAGTTGATCATCAATTCAAAAGATGTGATCCATGACGTTGGTTTAGGTCATTTCCGTATGAAGCAGGATGCTGTACCGGGTATTCCAACTACTATGTGGTTTACGCCAAAGTACACTACCAGACAAATGCGTGAAAAATATGGTCCGGATTTCAACTACGAGATCTCTTGCCAGGAAATGTGCGGAAAGGGTCACTATAGTATGAGAGGTACTGTCATTGTAGAATCACAAGCAGAGTATAATGCATGGTTGGCTAGTAAGCAACCTCAGTATGTAGCTGCTATGGCTGCAAATGCTCCAGCTGCCCCTGCAAAAGATTCAGCTGCTGCTCCTACAGCTGCTGTTGGTTCAACACAATCAATGAATAACTAA